One Rissa tridactyla isolate bRisTri1 chromosome 4, bRisTri1.patW.cur.20221130, whole genome shotgun sequence DNA window includes the following coding sequences:
- the CAPNS2 gene encoding calpain small subunit 2 — protein sequence MGKSKHADKLYFAHTQLRDHKTSESYRSTGSLSNSLQKTFTMFLAKALLSGASGSGRGGSLARGLGGLLTGGGHGGNLGGLVGGLVNLISEAAAQYNPEPPPPPRNHFTNVEAYESEEIRQFRRLFAQLAGDDMEVCATELRDILNKVVSRHQDLKTDGFSLDTCRSMVAVMDSDTNGKLGFEEFKYLWNNIKKWQCVYKQYDTDQSGTVGRAQLPGALKAAGFHLNEQLCQVIVRRYADEHGSMDFNNFISCLVRLDSMFRAFKSLDQDGDGQIKMTIEDWLQLTVYS from the coding sequence ATGGGCAAGTCTAAGCACGCAGATAAGCTGTATTTTGCCCACACCCAGCTCAGAGACCATAAGACTTCGGAGAGTTACAGAAGCACTGGATCTCTGAGCAACTCCCTTCAAAAAACCTTCACGATGTTCCTCGCTAAAGCTTTGCTGAGTGGAGCAAGTGGAAGTGGTCGTGGAGGGAGCCTTGCACGTGGTCTTGGAGGTCTCCTAACAGGAGGTGGACATGGAGGGAATCTTGGAGGACTTGTTGGAGGTCTTGTCAATCTTATAAGTGAAGCAGCAGCTCAGTATAATCCGGAGCCACCTCCACCTCCTCGCAATCATTTTACGAATGTGGAAGCTTATGAGAGTGAGGAGATCAGACAGTTTCGTCGCCTTTTTGCCCAGCTGGCTGGAGATGATATGGAAGTGTGTGCCACAGAGTTAAGGGACATCCTGAACAAAGTGGTTTCCAGACATCAAGACTTGAAGACAGATGGCTTCAGCTTAGACACATGCCGTAGCATGGTAGCCGTCATGGACAGTGATACAAATGGCAAACTGGGCTTTGAAGAGTTTAAGTATCTGTGGAACAACATCAAGAAATGGCAATGTGTATACAAGCAGTATGATACTGATCAGTCAGGCACTGTCGGGAGAGCTCAGCTGCCAGGCGCCTTGAAGGCTGCAGGGTTCCATCTGAACGAACAACTCTGCCAGGTAATTGTGCGCAGGTATGCCGATGAGCACGGTAGCATGGATTTCAACAACTTCATTAGCTGCTTGGTACGACTGGACAGCATGTTCCGGGCCTTCAAGTCCCTGGACCAAGATGGAGATGGACAGATCAAAATGACCATTGAAGACTGGCTGCAGCTGACCGTGTACTCGTGA